CCCATCAGCGCCGCCAGCTCGACCAGTGTCCAGGCGCGGCCGGGCTCGCGATGCATGGCCAGGATCACCCGGCCAAGGCGGGGATCGCGCAGCGCCTGCACCCAGCCCGTGGCCTCGCCACAGCCGCATTCCACCCAGCCACGGATGATCGAGGCCGCGACCACATCGGCCAGCCGCGCCAGAATGGCCGCGAAGCCCGCCCGTCCGGCGCAGGCCTCGCGCTCCATCGCCTCCAGCATCGGCAGGATTTCCGGGTTGCGATCAAGCAGCGTCGCGACCGACATCACCTCGGGCATCAGCGCCAGCAGCGGATGCATGCCGCCCAGATCGAACGCCATGCAGCCGCTGAACACCACGGCCCCCGATTGCGGGCAGGCATCGCCATCGCAGGCGCGCACCATCTCCACCCGCTCGCAGATCGTGTGGGCCTGGAAGCCCGCCAGATCCCGCGCCGGCAGATCGGGCGCGGACAACAGGGCATGGACGCCGCCCCGGGGCAGAAGCGCCGCGTCCCCCGCCGCCAGCCGGTGCACCACACCGGCCGGGCTGCGCAGGAACACGGTGCCCCGGGCGACGAAATGAAACTGCGCCCATCCGCCATCGGCATCGGCGTCGTCGCCGAAGCGGATGCCGCAGGGGTCGGTGATCTGGATGCGCCGATATCGCACGCCATCGATCCGCATGCCCATCAGCAATTCGCTGATCAGATCGGCGGCGGGTGGGTATGAGGACGGGTCAGCCATGGCTTCCGGACGATCGGTCAAACATTCCGGATGTGATGGCATGGTGCGTCCGGATTGTCCAGCCTATCCTCCGGACCTGACTGAAACCTTCCTGACGATGAGGACATGGTCGTGAGTGAGAGTGTGACGACAGCCAGCCCAGCCGGTGC
Above is a window of Tistrella bauzanensis DNA encoding:
- a CDS encoding AraC family transcriptional regulator translates to MPSHPECLTDRPEAMADPSSYPPAADLISELLMGMRIDGVRYRRIQITDPCGIRFGDDADADGGWAQFHFVARGTVFLRSPAGVVHRLAAGDAALLPRGGVHALLSAPDLPARDLAGFQAHTICERVEMVRACDGDACPQSGAVVFSGCMAFDLGGMHPLLALMPEVMSVATLLDRNPEILPMLEAMEREACAGRAGFAAILARLADVVAASIIRGWVECGCGEATGWVQALRDPRLGRVILAMHREPGRAWTLVELAALMGASRSVFAERFLAATGTTPLRYLTDLRMRLAAGWIARERQSIDSVAERLGYASQAAFSRAFKRVTGHPPGMARLDHHV